GTCACCGTTGGTAAAAAAACTTGAGGATGGCAAAACACAGATTCGCGGACGCGATCTGGTTGTCGTCATTTTAGGGAGTTCCGACCGCTTTGGGCGGGCTCGTCAACTCATCCCCCAAGGTTGGAACGCCTTCGATCAGTGGGGGGCGGCCGGGTATCCGATATCGGAGAGTCGGCGCGAGTATCTTGTTGTGCCACAATTGTAAGCCGATAAGTATTTTCCGTTACATTTTCAGAGAGGACAAAAGAAACCATACAGAAACAGAAAGAAAACAATATGCGAATTGGAGTATTAAATAGTGGCGGGGATTGCCCCGGATTGAATGCCGTAATCAACGGAGTGGTAGGAGCGGCATCGAGGTTGGGCTGGGAAGTTCTCGGATTCATCGACGGTTATGAGGGGCTTTTGCCGGAAGGGGGCGACTACATCACCCTGACTCCTGATGATACCATCGGCATTGCCAAGCTGGGAGGCACCATCCTTGGCACAACCAACAAAGGGCACTTTGCTGCCAAGGTTGGCGAGGGGGATGTGGCTAAAATCCCCGAGGAAATCATGGCGAAAGCCCGTGGAAACATGGAAAAACTTGGAGTTGAAGCGCTCGTGATTATTGGCGGAGACGGCTCCCTCACAACAGCCCTGCAAATGAACCAGGAAGGTTTCAATGTCGTTGGTGTCCCCAAGACAATCGATAACGACCTGCAGGCGACTGCCATGACTTTCGGTTTCGATAGCGCTGTTTCTACGGTGGTGGACAGTCTGGACCGACTTCAGACCACTGCTCAAAGTCACAAGCGGGTCATGGTACTCGAGGTGATGGGGCGTCACGCTGGTTGGATCGCCCTATGGGGTGGGATTGCCGGGGGAGCGCACGTCGTGCTGCTGCCTGAGGTGGAATTCAGCCTGGATAAGGTTGCCGACTTCATCAAACAGCGTGAAGCTGAAGGTAAGCGAAGTTCTCTTGTGGTGGTCGCTGAAGGGGCCAAACTGAGTGGTGGTGAGCTGGTCATTCGCGGCGAAGGCGCTGCCAGTGAGGTGAGTCTCGGCGGCGTTGGTGACGTTGTTGCGCATCACTTGGAAGAGATGACAGGTAAGGACACCCGTTCCTGCACCTTGGGGCACTTGCAGCGCGGAGGGTCTCCCACTGCGCTCGACCGCATTTTAGGCGCTCGTTTCGGGGTTAAAGCGGTAGATCTTATCAGGGAAGGGAAATTTGGCAGCATGGTAAGCTACCAGGCGTATCACGTCGATTCCGTCCCGATTGAGGACGCTGTCCATCAGCTCCGCCTCGTGAACCCTGAAGGGGAGATGGTGCAAACCGCCCGAGCTCTCGGCATCTGCCTTGGGGACTAGTTTTCTCGTTGAGTTATCGATAAGGGACTGAACCACTATTATGAAAGATCCACTGCTTAAACTGCTTAGCACCAAAGCCAGATACTCTTCTGAGGATTTGGCTGAGGCGCTGAGTCTAAGCCCTGAGGAGGTCGATTCGAAAATTGCCGCCTGGGAAAAAGAGGGCACCATCTTAGGTTATCACGCCGTCGTTGACGCTGAAAAGGCGGGAGAGCTTGGTGTATCTGCTTTTATCGAGGTTAAAGTGACGCCTGAAAGGGGTGGGGGCTTTGATCGTATGGCCATGCGAATCGCTCGCTTTGATCAAGTGGACTCCTGCTATCTGATCAGTGGAGGTTACGATCTCCTCGTGGTTGTTGACGGGAAAGGTCTGCGCGAGGTTGCTCGATTTGTCTCTGAAAAATTGAGCACCATTGATGGGGTTCTCTCCACGGCAACCCATTTCAGCCTCAAAGCCTACAAGGAAAAGGGATTCGTTTTTGAACAGGAATCTGACAACGGAAGGCTTTTGGTAAGTCCATAACGATGAAGTGTTTCTGCTTAAACTTACATTTTTTTTGTAATTGTAATTTCCCGTGTAATTGAATTGATCTATGGATTATTCTAAGAAGATTTCCCGGCAGGTGGCTGGGATTCCCCGATCAGGGATTCGCGACTTTTTTGAACTGGTTCAGGGGCGTGAGGATGTCATCTCACTGGGTGTCGGGGAGCCGGATTTTGCCACCCCTTGGCACATTCGCGAGGCCGCCATTTACTCTCTTGAAAAAGGTCAAACGAGCTACACGTCGAACTTGGGAATGCCTTCACTGAGGAAGGTCATTTCGAGCTATGTCAGTGGTTTTTTTGAGGTGGATTACGAGTCGGACTCGGAAGTTCTCGTTACAGTGGGGGTGTCTGAGGCGATTGACCTCGCGTTAAGGGCTTTACTTAATCCTGGGGATGAGGTGGTTTACCATACGCCTTGCTATGTTTCCTACCTGCCGAGTGTTTCGCTGGCATACGGTGTCCCGGTCGAAGTGGCGACGCACGAGCGTGATAATTTCGCCCTCAGGGCGGATATGCTCGAGCAGGCAATCACACCTAAAACCAGGGTTCTCATGTTAAATTTCCCGACTAACCCCACCGGGGCGGTTACGCCTCGGTCAGAGTTGGAGAAAATCGCGCGCCTCTGCGTAAAACATGACTTGATTGTGTTGAGTGATGAGATTTACTGCGAGTTGAGGTACGATGCCCACGATCCGCACTGCTCAATCGCTTCCTTGCCGGGGATGAAGGAGCGTACCGTTTTGCTTCATGGTTTTTCAAAGGCTTTTGCAATGACTGGTTTCCGCTTGGGGTATGCATGCGCTCCGCAACCGTTGATTGAGGCTATGATGAAAATACATCAATACGCCATGTTGTGTGCTCCCATCACCAGTCAGGCCGCCGCGCTCGAAGCTCTTGAACATGGCGAGGCTGCCATGCTTAAAATGAGGGATAGTTACCACCAGAGGAGGGATTATGTTGTCTCGAAGCTCAATGAGATGGAGGGTATCCGCTGTCATTGTCCGGGTGGTGCTTTCTACGTCTTTCCGGATATTCGTGAAACCGGGCTCAGCAGTAAGGAATTTGCCATGCGTCTGCTTGAGGCTGAGGATGTGGCCGCCGTCCCCGGCGATGCCTTTGGTGATGCTGGGCAGGGTTTTCTGCGTTGTTGCTACGCCACCTCGTTTGACGAACTTAAAGAGGCGATGACCCGCATGAAGCGCTTTGTTGGAACCTTGTAGGCTCACTCTCGTATGAATCACATTCAAGCATGGAAAGAGGATAAAACCGTGGCGCATGTGCTGCCGTTGGCTGCTTTCATGCTGCTAATGATCCCATACCAGCTGACTGGTTGGCCTGAGTGGGATCACCCAAATGCCCCATGGTGGCGACACTACCCTGAGCAGTGGTTGTATCCTCTTCAGTCGCTGATAGCCATAGGGTTACTCCTATATTTCCGCAAAAACTATGAACTGAAATGGGGGCGGGGTGTTTTTCTTGGGGTTTTCATGGGGGTGATCGGAATTGGCTTTTGGATACTTCCGACCCAGGTGCACAGTTGGCTTGATATTGAAGGTGAGCCTGACGGGTTTTTGAGGTTTCTCGGGGTGATGCCACGAACCGACGGGTTCAATCCTCAGGATCTCTCAGATAAATTCAACGGCTCGCTTTGGGTTTACTGGTCGTCGTTGATTTTTCGATTCTTTAGGGCTGTGGTTGTAGTATCGCTGATCGAGGAAATTTTCTGGCGAGGGTTTCTAATGCGCTTTTTACTCAATCCTGATCGAGATTATTGGAAAATACCCTTTGGAAAACCATCATGGAAATCCTTCCTGATTGTTACAGGTTTATTTATGCTGGCTCACGCGCCAGTCGACTATGTTGGGGCGTTTATTTTCGGATCGCTTATGTATTGGTTGGCTGTCAGAACTAAAAGCCTATTGGCCTGCGTGGTGATGCACGGGGTCGCCAATCTCATCATGGGCTGGTACGCTATCTCCTTTGGTAAATATGGGTTGTGGTAGATTAACCTGCAATGGTAGAGTGATTTGTGATCATATTTACTCTTAAATGTTAATTGGTGGAGTCGATTGTTCAGCCTGCAATTTGGGTGTTTTCCGCAAGTATTGTTCGTTGCAAAAACGGTTGTCAGTTGCGTAGTTACCTTTGTTGACAGATTTCCATGTATTTGAGTCTAGCGTGATGGGGTGAGATCCGATACTCATTTGCAGCGAAAGCGAGCTGGCAGAACCGGCACCCTAGAAAAAGATCTCACGAGAACATGAAAATTGGAATTGCTCAAATCAACGCGATCGTCGGGGATTTTCCCGGAAATGCCAAGAAGATCATGGCTGCCTACCGTGAGTGCCTCGAATTGGGAGCCGAGTTGGTCGTTGCTCCGGAGATGGCATTGGTGGGCTACCCGCCACAAGATCTGATGTTCAAATCTCAGTTCGTGCCAAAATGCCTCCAAGCTCTCGACTATTTGGCGGATGAGACAGCTGATATCCCGATGCTTGTGGGGTATGTCGACCACAATACGGAGAACAGCGTGGGTAAACCGTTTCGTAACGCCGCTGCATTTCTGCACAAGGGGAAGGTGTTGCATAAGATCTGGAAGACCCTGTTGCCAGCATATGACGTCTTTGATGAGCGGCGCTACTTCGAACCTGCGGACCGCGTTGAACCTATCGTTTGGGGTGGTGTTCGTCTGGGAGTGACGATTTGTGAAGATGTTTGGCCTGTTGAGCACTTGGAGCATCCGCTCTACCATCGTGACCCCGTTGCCGAACTGGCATCTCAAGGGCTTGACATCCTGATCAACCTCAGCGCTTCACCTTTTCACTTGGGTAAGCCTGAAAGGCGTCTCGACATGCTGAGCCGGGTAGCGAGAGAACACCACACACCATTGGTTTATTGCAACTGTGTCGGTGGTAACGACCAGTTAATTTTTGACGGTGCTTCCATGGCCTTGGATGCCAAGGGCGAATTGATCGATTTACTTCCCGCATTTGAAGAAAAATGCACGGTCGTTGAGACCACGGCCGACGCCAACACCACAAGCCGGAATCACTTCGACTTGTCAGATGAGGAGTCTTTGTACCGAGCATTGGTCCTTGGTTTGCGAGATTACGTGAATAAATGTGGATTTTCCAGTGTCTGCTTGGGTTTGAGCGGGGGGATCGATTCAGCTCTGACAGCCGTGTTGGCATGTCACGCATTGGGGGCTGACAAGGTGCGAGGCTTGACCATGCCCAGCGAATTTTCATCCGAGGGCAGTGTCGGACACTCAGTGGATTTGGCTCGCAATCTGGGAATGCGCTGTGACACCGTGCCTATTGCAGACGCATTCGCATCGGTTAAAACATCGATGCAACCCATATTCGGCGATTTGCCGGAAGATGTGACGGAGGAGAATATGCAAGCTCGGATCCGCGGACTGTTCCTCATGTCGCTTTCCAATAAGTCAGGGAGTTTGCTGCTGACGACAGGAAATAAAAGCGAATTAGCTGTTGGTTACTGTACCATGTACGGTGACATGTGTGGGGGGCTCGCCGTAATCAGCGACCTACCAAAAATGCAGGTATACGCACTATCTCGCTGGATCAACCGGGAGCAGGAAATCATCCCTTGGGACACCATCGAAAAACCTCCAAGCGCCGA
This genomic stretch from Oceaniferula marina harbors:
- a CDS encoding Lrp/AsnC family transcriptional regulator, encoding MKDPLLKLLSTKARYSSEDLAEALSLSPEEVDSKIAAWEKEGTILGYHAVVDAEKAGELGVSAFIEVKVTPERGGGFDRMAMRIARFDQVDSCYLISGGYDLLVVVDGKGLREVARFVSEKLSTIDGVLSTATHFSLKAYKEKGFVFEQESDNGRLLVSP
- a CDS encoding 6-phosphofructokinase: MRIGVLNSGGDCPGLNAVINGVVGAASRLGWEVLGFIDGYEGLLPEGGDYITLTPDDTIGIAKLGGTILGTTNKGHFAAKVGEGDVAKIPEEIMAKARGNMEKLGVEALVIIGGDGSLTTALQMNQEGFNVVGVPKTIDNDLQATAMTFGFDSAVSTVVDSLDRLQTTAQSHKRVMVLEVMGRHAGWIALWGGIAGGAHVVLLPEVEFSLDKVADFIKQREAEGKRSSLVVVAEGAKLSGGELVIRGEGAASEVSLGGVGDVVAHHLEEMTGKDTRSCTLGHLQRGGSPTALDRILGARFGVKAVDLIREGKFGSMVSYQAYHVDSVPIEDAVHQLRLVNPEGEMVQTARALGICLGD
- a CDS encoding CAAX prenyl protease-related protein gives rise to the protein MNHIQAWKEDKTVAHVLPLAAFMLLMIPYQLTGWPEWDHPNAPWWRHYPEQWLYPLQSLIAIGLLLYFRKNYELKWGRGVFLGVFMGVIGIGFWILPTQVHSWLDIEGEPDGFLRFLGVMPRTDGFNPQDLSDKFNGSLWVYWSSLIFRFFRAVVVVSLIEEIFWRGFLMRFLLNPDRDYWKIPFGKPSWKSFLIVTGLFMLAHAPVDYVGAFIFGSLMYWLAVRTKSLLACVVMHGVANLIMGWYAISFGKYGLW
- a CDS encoding aminotransferase class I/II-fold pyridoxal phosphate-dependent enzyme; amino-acid sequence: MDYSKKISRQVAGIPRSGIRDFFELVQGREDVISLGVGEPDFATPWHIREAAIYSLEKGQTSYTSNLGMPSLRKVISSYVSGFFEVDYESDSEVLVTVGVSEAIDLALRALLNPGDEVVYHTPCYVSYLPSVSLAYGVPVEVATHERDNFALRADMLEQAITPKTRVLMLNFPTNPTGAVTPRSELEKIARLCVKHDLIVLSDEIYCELRYDAHDPHCSIASLPGMKERTVLLHGFSKAFAMTGFRLGYACAPQPLIEAMMKIHQYAMLCAPITSQAAALEALEHGEAAMLKMRDSYHQRRDYVVSKLNEMEGIRCHCPGGAFYVFPDIRETGLSSKEFAMRLLEAEDVAAVPGDAFGDAGQGFLRCCYATSFDELKEAMTRMKRFVGTL
- a CDS encoding NAD+ synthase → MKIGIAQINAIVGDFPGNAKKIMAAYRECLELGAELVVAPEMALVGYPPQDLMFKSQFVPKCLQALDYLADETADIPMLVGYVDHNTENSVGKPFRNAAAFLHKGKVLHKIWKTLLPAYDVFDERRYFEPADRVEPIVWGGVRLGVTICEDVWPVEHLEHPLYHRDPVAELASQGLDILINLSASPFHLGKPERRLDMLSRVAREHHTPLVYCNCVGGNDQLIFDGASMALDAKGELIDLLPAFEEKCTVVETTADANTTSRNHFDLSDEESLYRALVLGLRDYVNKCGFSSVCLGLSGGIDSALTAVLACHALGADKVRGLTMPSEFSSEGSVGHSVDLARNLGMRCDTVPIADAFASVKTSMQPIFGDLPEDVTEENMQARIRGLFLMSLSNKSGSLLLTTGNKSELAVGYCTMYGDMCGGLAVISDLPKMQVYALSRWINREQEIIPWDTIEKPPSAELRPDQKDQDTLPPYETLDAILSLYVEQQLSASEIVEDYGHEENLVRWVQRRVDLNEWKRFQAAPGLRVTSKAFGMGRRMPIVQRFTD